The Deltaproteobacteria bacterium genome includes a window with the following:
- a CDS encoding aminotransferase class I/II-fold pyridoxal phosphate-dependent enzyme: MTLNLSDRHQWILQSEIRNMSIECARMGGINLSQGVCDTEVPLEVRRGAQEAIDAGFNIYTRYDGLDELRAAIAAKQERFTGLAMNPESEIVVSAGATGALYCTCLSLLNPGDEVILFEPYYGYHINTLIATQAVPVYVRMSAPDWSFSRDDLDCVKTPRTRAMIVNTPANPSGKVFTRHEMETIAAFAIANDLFVFTDEIYEHFLYDGNQHIALATLPGMKERTITISGLSKTFSITGWRIGYCLCEARWAQTIGYFNDLVYVCAPAPLQMGVAKGLINLGPEYYEGLLTAYLNKRNKICSALAQADMRPYIPQGAYYVLADMAAVPGSSGKEKAMNLLSKTGVACVPGGAFYHDDGGENLARFCFAKEDHILDEACERLTGH, translated from the coding sequence ATGACACTAAACTTAAGTGATCGTCATCAATGGATTCTCCAGTCCGAGATTCGTAACATGTCAATTGAATGTGCCCGGATGGGCGGCATTAACCTTTCGCAGGGGGTCTGTGATACTGAGGTGCCGCTTGAGGTCCGTCGCGGCGCTCAGGAAGCGATTGACGCCGGTTTCAATATTTATACGCGCTACGATGGCCTCGATGAGCTGCGGGCCGCCATTGCCGCGAAGCAGGAAAGATTCACCGGTCTTGCCATGAATCCGGAAAGCGAGATTGTCGTCAGCGCCGGGGCAACCGGGGCGTTGTACTGTACCTGTCTCTCGCTCCTGAACCCCGGTGACGAGGTCATCCTGTTTGAACCTTATTATGGCTATCATATCAACACTCTTATAGCGACGCAGGCCGTGCCTGTATATGTCCGCATGTCGGCCCCCGACTGGTCCTTTTCCCGCGACGATCTTGACTGCGTAAAAACACCCCGCACCCGGGCCATGATTGTCAATACGCCGGCCAATCCATCGGGTAAAGTATTTACACGCCACGAAATGGAAACAATTGCCGCTTTTGCCATCGCTAATGATTTATTTGTTTTTACTGATGAAATATATGAGCATTTTTTATACGACGGCAATCAGCATATCGCTTTGGCGACGCTGCCGGGGATGAAGGAACGGACGATTACGATTTCCGGCCTGTCGAAGACCTTCAGCATCACGGGGTGGCGCATTGGCTATTGTTTGTGCGAGGCCCGCTGGGCACAGACGATCGGCTACTTCAATGATCTTGTTTATGTCTGTGCACCCGCGCCATTGCAGATGGGAGTGGCCAAGGGTCTCATAAATCTTGGTCCGGAATATTATGAAGGACTGTTGACGGCCTACCTTAACAAGCGCAACAAGATTTGCAGCGCTCTGGCCCAGGCGGACATGCGGCCCTATATCCCCCAGGGCGCCTACTATGTCCTGGCCGACATGGCAGCTGTTCCCGGCAGCTCGGGCAAGGAAAAGGCCATGAATCTGCTCAGCAAAACCGGTGTCGCCTGTGTCCCCGGCGGAGCTTTTTATCACGATGACGGCGGAGAAAACCTGGCCAGATTCTGTTTCGCCAAGGAGGACCACATCCTCGATGAGGCCTGCGAAAGGCTGACAGGGCATTGA
- a CDS encoding response regulator, whose amino-acid sequence MAATVEQKKQTILIVDDAPDNLALMGSLLKELYKTKVALNGEKALQIAMSTEPPDLILLDVMMPGIDGYEVCRRLKENSTTSDIPVIFLTAKAEVEDEQMGLELGAVDYITKPISPPIVLARVKNHLMLQSARAYLQEKNKFLENAFSRYVSSKVIDQLKETPIDEFLKMDKREVSILFVDVRGFTALGNRLSPEEVQETVNSFLSNMVKYVEEMDGMVDKFLGDGLMAIFGAPLRNETHAWQALSAAASMQKIHQAWMESRQAANQPVGAIGIGVATGEVVVGNIGTANRMEYTALGHLVNLASRLCSAAAGGEILTIQASQEQMKRHALALQVDDEFLTATFTSKGFMTFKNIAEPVEVFAVSTE is encoded by the coding sequence ATGGCAGCCACTGTTGAGCAAAAAAAGCAAACCATTCTGATCGTCGATGACGCACCGGATAATCTGGCATTGATGGGTTCGTTGCTCAAGGAGCTCTACAAAACGAAAGTTGCCCTGAATGGCGAAAAGGCCTTACAGATTGCCATGTCCACTGAACCTCCTGATCTGATTCTGCTCGATGTCATGATGCCGGGGATTGATGGATATGAGGTATGCCGTCGTCTCAAGGAAAACAGCACCACCAGTGACATCCCCGTTATTTTCCTGACGGCGAAGGCCGAGGTCGAGGATGAGCAAATGGGATTGGAACTGGGCGCGGTAGACTATATCACCAAGCCGATCAGCCCCCCCATCGTGCTGGCGCGGGTAAAGAACCACCTTATGCTGCAGAGCGCCAGGGCATATTTGCAGGAGAAAAATAAATTTCTGGAGAATGCTTTTTCCCGCTATGTTTCGTCGAAGGTCATTGATCAGCTCAAGGAAACACCGATAGATGAATTTCTGAAAATGGACAAGCGGGAGGTAAGTATCCTCTTCGTGGACGTGCGCGGTTTCACGGCGCTGGGGAACCGGCTTTCGCCCGAAGAAGTCCAGGAAACAGTGAATTCCTTCCTCAGTAACATGGTAAAATACGTGGAAGAAATGGATGGCATGGTGGACAAGTTTCTCGGCGACGGCCTGATGGCTATCTTCGGCGCGCCCTTGCGCAATGAAACCCATGCCTGGCAAGCCCTCAGCGCGGCAGCCTCGATGCAGAAAATTCATCAGGCCTGGATGGAAAGCAGGCAAGCGGCCAACCAACCGGTGGGAGCCATCGGCATCGGGGTGGCCACCGGGGAAGTCGTGGTGGGCAATATCGGCACAGCAAACCGGATGGAGTATACCGCGCTCGGTCATCTGGTCAATCTTGCCTCTCGCTTGTGCAGTGCCGCTGCGGGCGGGGAAATCTTGACCATCCAGGCATCCCAGGAACAGATGAAGCGCCATGCCTTGGCCCTGCAAGTGGATGACGAATTCCTGACGGCAACCTTTACTTCTAAAGGTTTCATGACGTTTAAGAACATTGCCGAGCCCGTTGAAGTTTTCGCGGTAAGTACCGAATGA
- a CDS encoding ferrochelatase yields MTTGIIMVTLGGPRSQMEIPEFIRRFIGRDLPAPAMKAVIERYELIGGFSPLTSITAEQAQKLNAMLGNDYLCLPAFRYSPPFIEDVMESVTAAGAARILFLLLSPFYASVTTGNYINTAPASRTSSKSKQRWPPSLHKPVSPIMPSAGRAFRITSRKPG; encoded by the coding sequence ATGACGACGGGCATAATCATGGTAACTCTCGGTGGGCCGCGCTCTCAGATGGAGATCCCGGAGTTCATCAGACGTTTTATCGGCCGGGACCTCCCCGCGCCGGCGATGAAGGCCGTTATCGAACGCTACGAGCTTATCGGCGGGTTTTCTCCCCTGACCAGCATCACCGCGGAACAGGCGCAGAAATTGAATGCAATGCTGGGTAATGACTATCTTTGCCTGCCCGCCTTTCGCTATTCCCCGCCCTTCATAGAGGATGTCATGGAGAGCGTGACGGCAGCCGGCGCGGCGCGGATTCTTTTTTTACTCCTTTCACCTTTTTACGCGAGCGTCACCACAGGCAATTACATAAACACGGCGCCGGCGAGCCGTACCAGCAGCAAATCGAAGCAACGGTGGCCACCGTCGTTGCACAAGCCGGTATCACCAATCATGCCCTCGGCTGGCAGAGCATTCCGAATAACGTCCCGGAAGCCTGGATAA
- a CDS encoding transporter substrate-binding domain-containing protein — protein MMNGKRVLLTSILALLLSTSIALPSLASEKAGGGRVALTAEEQAFLAGKQLRLGVDSARPPFEFLDEKGVYSGISADFMQASLQRLGVPFVLVPGLNVGAAMKKMKEGEIDVVPKISPDPERAKEILFTRSHATFASVIVTRQNVRAIKGIDDLAGLKVGVLKGLIVEASVKRDFPNLPLISLPDVRTALVELSSGQIDVYIDNMAIVSYNIGKLGLNNLKIAAQTPYNYDMAFGVRKDWPLLASALDKALASLSKEEKIAITDRWLPVVYQQSGINWKVYLPIVFVLLIIIVTVVIWNRSLRRVIGERELIQAELKENTRLLEFRSTVKAKLAQISIELQQAASFEELARTFLSQIAPLTGAAYGVFYLMDEQKQLLQAVGGYGWMEAEAKSRQFQIGQGLVGQCAREKKPLSFNSTPGSHIRITWGGGQFDPRAILMQPILEQDKILAVVELGALQPFTPEHQALLDEIIPTVALNLSITRRNLTTQELLAKGQEQIAELGKARKATLNILEDLESSRKETVATMQKINAMSQAVYDALVMIDDQGKVQFWNQGAVKLFGYSAEEAMGIDFHTAVVPAGEQEKAQAGLRHFAATGQGVLFGGTVETHAVNRAGQTFPVEVNLSPFQVGEKWFAVGTVRNITARKQAEAALRTSQSQMRTLVDSFQSLIFMKDAEGRYLLINAFNEQNTGVPERDVLGKTDFDILPRELAEKIVAQDREVMDARKGVTFEMPGRPGTDRVFLANKVPLINEIGEVYGICGISTDITDRKLAEKELQEKMEELERFSRLTVNREEKMIQLKEEINTLLEQMGKEKRYKIVE, from the coding sequence ATGATGAATGGTAAACGGGTGCTCCTCACTAGTATCCTGGCGCTTCTTTTATCCACGTCCATCGCCCTGCCATCCCTGGCATCAGAGAAAGCCGGGGGCGGGCGGGTCGCCTTGACAGCGGAAGAGCAGGCCTTTCTGGCCGGCAAACAGTTGCGCCTCGGAGTGGACTCAGCCCGTCCGCCCTTTGAATTCCTTGATGAGAAAGGCGTATACTCGGGGATCAGCGCCGACTTTATGCAAGCAAGCCTCCAGCGTCTCGGCGTCCCCTTTGTCCTGGTTCCCGGCCTCAATGTCGGCGCCGCCATGAAGAAAATGAAAGAGGGCGAAATAGACGTTGTCCCTAAGATTTCGCCCGATCCGGAACGGGCGAAAGAGATCCTCTTTACCCGGTCCCATGCCACCTTTGCCTCGGTTATCGTTACGCGCCAGAATGTCCGCGCCATAAAGGGCATCGATGATCTCGCAGGGCTCAAGGTCGGCGTATTGAAGGGCCTTATTGTCGAGGCCAGCGTGAAACGCGACTTTCCCAATCTGCCGCTCATATCGCTGCCCGACGTCCGCACGGCTCTGGTCGAGCTTTCCTCCGGCCAAATTGATGTGTACATTGATAACATGGCCATCGTATCCTACAATATCGGCAAGCTCGGCTTGAACAACCTTAAAATCGCTGCCCAGACACCTTACAATTATGACATGGCCTTTGGCGTGAGAAAAGACTGGCCGCTTTTGGCATCGGCTCTCGATAAAGCTCTGGCAAGTCTGTCAAAAGAGGAAAAGATTGCAATAACGGATCGCTGGCTTCCCGTTGTATACCAGCAGTCGGGCATTAACTGGAAAGTATACCTCCCCATCGTTTTCGTGCTGCTCATCATAATCGTTACGGTGGTCATCTGGAACCGGAGTTTACGGCGCGTCATCGGGGAACGCGAGCTGATCCAGGCGGAACTCAAGGAAAATACCCGATTGCTTGAGTTCCGCAGTACGGTTAAGGCGAAGCTCGCCCAGATATCCATCGAGCTGCAACAGGCAGCATCTTTCGAGGAATTGGCGCGCACCTTTTTGTCTCAGATTGCACCCCTGACGGGTGCGGCCTATGGTGTCTTCTATCTTATGGATGAACAAAAACAACTGCTGCAAGCCGTGGGCGGGTACGGGTGGATGGAGGCGGAGGCAAAAAGCCGCCAGTTCCAGATTGGTCAGGGGCTCGTAGGGCAGTGCGCCCGGGAAAAGAAACCACTGAGTTTCAACAGCACCCCAGGCAGTCACATCCGGATTACCTGGGGAGGCGGGCAGTTCGATCCCCGGGCGATCCTGATGCAACCCATTTTAGAGCAGGATAAGATTCTCGCGGTGGTCGAGCTTGGCGCCCTGCAACCCTTCACCCCGGAGCACCAGGCGCTCCTTGACGAGATCATACCGACGGTGGCCTTGAATCTCTCAATCACCCGGCGGAATCTGACGACCCAGGAACTGCTGGCCAAGGGTCAGGAGCAGATTGCGGAGTTGGGCAAAGCGCGGAAAGCAACGTTAAATATCCTGGAAGATCTGGAATCATCGAGAAAAGAAACGGTCGCCACCATGCAGAAGATCAACGCCATGAGCCAGGCGGTCTATGACGCCCTCGTGATGATTGATGACCAGGGCAAGGTACAGTTCTGGAATCAGGGGGCGGTGAAGCTGTTCGGATATTCTGCCGAAGAGGCCATGGGCATAGATTTTCATACAGCGGTGGTTCCCGCAGGAGAACAGGAGAAAGCTCAGGCCGGACTCAGGCATTTTGCCGCGACAGGTCAGGGCGTTCTTTTTGGAGGCACAGTCGAGACCCATGCCGTCAACCGTGCAGGTCAGACTTTTCCCGTGGAGGTCAACCTGTCGCCCTTCCAGGTGGGAGAAAAGTGGTTTGCCGTAGGTACGGTGCGCAACATCACCGCACGCAAGCAGGCCGAAGCGGCACTGCGCACCAGCCAGAGTCAGATGCGCACCCTGGTGGACAGCTTTCAGTCCCTGATCTTTATGAAGGACGCCGAGGGGCGATATCTCCTGATTAACGCATTTAACGAACAGAATACAGGAGTCCCCGAACGGGACGTGCTTGGCAAGACCGATTTCGACATACTGCCCCGCGAACTGGCGGAAAAAATCGTTGCCCAGGATCGCGAGGTCATGGACGCGAGAAAAGGGGTGACCTTCGAGATGCCGGGGCGCCCGGGAACCGACCGAGTCTTTCTCGCCAACAAGGTGCCGTTGATCAACGAGATCGGTGAGGTTTACGGGATCTGTGGCATTTCCACCGACATCACGGATCGCAAACTGGCGGAAAAAGAGCTGCAGGAGAAGATGGAAGAGCTGGAGCGCTTCAGCCGCCTGACGGTCAACCGCGAAGAAAAGATGATCCAACTCAAGGAGGAGATCAATACCCTCCTAGAGCAGATGGGCAAGGAGAAAAGGTATAAGATCGTTGAGTAA
- the hemE gene encoding uroporphyrinogen decarboxylase: MSRADRYLKACRQESVDCTPVWIMRQAGRYLEEYRAVRARHSFIEVCKTPELVVEITMQPVGRFELDAAIIFADILLPLEKMGIDFEFTKDDGPQINNPVRSHAEVAKMRAINPIEEMSYLMDAIRMVKRELNGLEPLIGFSGAPFTLASYITEGSSSRNYVFTKTMMYSEPDTWHLLMEKLTDMVIVYLNDQIKAGVQAVQIFDSWVGCLSPADYREFVLPYQKRLFASLDKSVPHIHFAFGASHLLTMVQEAGGDVIGLDWRMDIDAAWQALHHEPGVQGNLDPVALYGSRDYIKRRVQDITARADNRNGHIFNLGHGILPTAPTDNVKYMIDLVHELSARK; this comes from the coding sequence ATGTCACGAGCTGACAGATATCTGAAGGCATGCCGGCAGGAGAGCGTAGACTGTACGCCGGTGTGGATAATGAGACAGGCCGGCCGATACTTGGAAGAGTATCGTGCGGTGCGAGCCAGGCACAGTTTTATCGAGGTCTGCAAGACGCCGGAATTGGTCGTGGAAATAACAATGCAGCCAGTCGGGCGCTTTGAACTTGATGCCGCCATAATCTTTGCCGATATCCTGCTGCCCCTGGAAAAAATGGGGATCGATTTCGAATTCACCAAAGACGACGGCCCGCAGATAAACAATCCTGTCCGGTCTCATGCCGAGGTTGCCAAGATGCGGGCCATCAATCCCATAGAAGAAATGTCATACCTGATGGACGCCATCCGGATGGTGAAGCGCGAACTCAACGGCCTCGAGCCGCTGATTGGTTTTTCCGGCGCACCTTTTACGCTGGCGAGCTATATCACCGAGGGGAGCAGCTCCCGTAACTACGTCTTTACCAAGACGATGATGTACTCGGAACCTGATACATGGCATCTGCTCATGGAAAAGCTCACGGACATGGTGATCGTCTATCTGAACGACCAGATCAAGGCCGGCGTCCAGGCCGTCCAGATTTTTGACAGTTGGGTGGGGTGTCTTTCTCCGGCTGATTACCGGGAATTCGTCCTGCCCTATCAGAAGCGGCTTTTTGCCTCCCTGGACAAGTCCGTGCCGCACATCCATTTCGCCTTCGGCGCTTCGCACCTGCTCACGATGGTCCAGGAAGCCGGCGGTGACGTGATTGGGCTGGATTGGCGCATGGATATTGATGCGGCCTGGCAGGCGCTGCACCATGAACCCGGTGTGCAGGGAAACCTGGACCCGGTGGCACTTTATGGCTCCCGGGATTACATTAAACGGCGGGTGCAGGATATCACCGCCAGGGCCGACAATCGCAACGGCCACATCTTCAACCTCGGGCACGGCATCCTGCCTACCGCACCCACGGACAACGTGAAATACATGATTGATCTTGTCCACGAGTTGAGCGCCCGAAAATGA
- a CDS encoding ATP-binding protein, with the protein MIQVNESDIDKITEVFFLLLKGKKPAPITLPDDHPDNEIRQAVDYINKFIAEYTAMTDFVYHLGRGDLNLDPPRGTMIIGQSLKALHASLRNLTWITKQVAAGDFSHQVSFMGEFSTAFNSMTEQLQTSFQERNKSLEDLHNQIGELGKARKAMLNILEDLDEARQEADGAAKAKADFLANMSHEIRTPMNAIIGFSGLAMKTGLDQKQRDYVQKIQQSGKHLLGIINDILDFSKIEAGKLAVEHTDFELEKVLDNVSNLISEKTSSKGLELVFRTAQGTPGYLVGDPLRLGQILVNYANNAVKFTDQGEIVISVNVIEETDQDGLFRFAVRDTGIGLTEEQIGKLFQSFSQADTSTSRKYGGTGLGLAISKKLATLMGGDVGVESEYGKGSTFWFTARLGKGVAKEGQENEAQQAAQLMENLNKIKGSLILLAEDNEFNQQIATELLTDAGFKVEVAENGQRVIEMLEKRLYDIVLMDMQMPVMDGVTATKGIRKDERFKDLPILAMTANVMEADVEKCREAGMQDHIGKPIDPDELFGKLLKWVKPRQSEEVQETAATPPAEATKDEPKPAQQDDVPDIPGLDTSLGLKRVMGKKKFYLDMLKKYIENQGQAPAQIRQSLDSDDYATAERQAHTAKGVSGNIGATELQGMAAALEKAIREKSPREEIGALLATFGAAHGKLIASLTGAFPAAVAPEELVEVDEAKAVAVYEKMRELLANDDSEAVDYLETEKTVLRYILGAEQFQPFEHAVKQYGFAQALELLTQSPTGQKLPV; encoded by the coding sequence ATGATCCAGGTCAACGAGAGCGATATAGACAAGATTACGGAAGTATTTTTCTTGCTCCTCAAGGGAAAGAAGCCGGCGCCGATTACACTACCCGATGATCATCCCGACAATGAAATCCGGCAGGCTGTGGATTATATCAATAAATTCATTGCCGAATACACCGCCATGACCGACTTTGTCTATCATCTGGGGCGCGGAGATCTCAATCTTGATCCGCCGCGGGGAACCATGATTATTGGCCAATCGCTCAAGGCGCTGCATGCCAGCCTGCGCAATCTCACCTGGATTACCAAGCAGGTTGCCGCGGGAGACTTCAGCCATCAAGTCAGCTTTATGGGTGAATTTTCAACGGCCTTCAACAGCATGACCGAGCAGTTGCAAACCTCATTTCAGGAACGCAACAAATCATTGGAAGACCTCCATAATCAAATCGGGGAGTTGGGCAAGGCCCGCAAGGCCATGCTGAACATCCTGGAGGATCTTGATGAAGCCCGGCAGGAAGCCGACGGGGCCGCCAAGGCCAAGGCGGATTTTCTGGCGAACATGAGCCATGAAATCCGCACACCCATGAATGCCATCATCGGCTTTTCCGGTTTGGCCATGAAAACGGGCCTGGACCAGAAGCAACGCGACTATGTCCAGAAGATTCAGCAATCGGGCAAGCATCTGCTCGGCATCATCAACGATATCCTGGATTTCTCGAAGATCGAGGCGGGCAAGCTGGCGGTCGAACATACGGATTTTGAGCTGGAGAAGGTGCTGGATAACGTCTCCAATCTCATTTCCGAGAAGACCTCCTCGAAGGGACTTGAGCTTGTGTTTCGCACGGCGCAAGGAACCCCCGGTTATCTCGTGGGCGATCCGCTGCGGCTCGGGCAGATCCTGGTCAATTATGCCAACAATGCCGTCAAGTTTACCGATCAGGGCGAAATAGTAATTTCCGTCAATGTGATTGAAGAAACCGACCAGGACGGACTTTTCCGTTTTGCCGTGCGGGATACGGGCATTGGACTCACGGAGGAGCAGATCGGCAAACTGTTCCAGTCCTTCTCACAGGCCGACACTTCGACCTCGCGGAAGTACGGCGGCACGGGTCTGGGGCTGGCCATCTCCAAAAAACTTGCCACCCTCATGGGCGGGGACGTCGGCGTGGAAAGCGAATACGGCAAGGGCAGCACCTTCTGGTTCACGGCCCGCCTGGGCAAGGGCGTTGCCAAAGAGGGGCAGGAAAATGAGGCGCAGCAGGCAGCCCAGCTAATGGAAAATCTCAACAAGATCAAGGGTTCTTTGATCCTCCTGGCCGAAGACAACGAGTTCAACCAGCAGATCGCTACGGAACTTTTGACCGATGCGGGTTTTAAGGTCGAGGTGGCCGAAAATGGCCAGAGAGTCATCGAGATGCTGGAAAAACGTCTCTATGACATCGTGCTCATGGATATGCAGATGCCTGTAATGGACGGCGTTACGGCCACTAAGGGAATCCGTAAGGATGAACGCTTCAAGGATCTGCCTATTTTGGCTATGACGGCGAATGTCATGGAAGCGGATGTGGAGAAATGCCGGGAGGCGGGCATGCAGGACCATATCGGCAAGCCGATCGATCCCGATGAACTGTTCGGCAAATTATTGAAGTGGGTGAAGCCGCGCCAGAGCGAAGAGGTTCAGGAAACCGCGGCAACGCCGCCTGCGGAAGCAACAAAGGACGAGCCAAAACCGGCTCAGCAGGATGACGTCCCCGACATTCCGGGTCTGGATACGTCGCTTGGCCTAAAACGGGTCATGGGCAAGAAGAAATTTTACCTGGACATGCTGAAAAAGTATATCGAAAACCAGGGTCAGGCCCCGGCACAGATCCGCCAGAGCCTGGATTCCGATGATTACGCAACGGCAGAGCGGCAGGCCCATACAGCCAAGGGGGTAAGCGGCAACATCGGCGCCACGGAGCTGCAGGGCATGGCGGCTGCTCTGGAGAAGGCCATCCGGGAGAAATCACCGCGCGAGGAGATCGGGGCGCTGCTGGCAACTTTCGGAGCCGCCCATGGCAAGCTCATTGCGAGCCTGACTGGGGCTTTCCCTGCGGCTGTGGCTCCGGAAGAGTTGGTCGAGGTGGATGAGGCAAAGGCGGTGGCGGTTTACGAAAAAATGCGGGAGCTCCTTGCCAACGATGACAGCGAGGCGGTAGACTATCTGGAGACGGAAAAAACTGTTCTGCGTTACATACTGGGAGCAGAGCAATTTCAGCCCTTCGAGCACGCCGTCAAGCAGTACGGCTTTGCGCAAGCCCTGGAACTGTTAACGCAGTCGCCAACGGGGCAGAAACTTCCGGTCTGA
- a CDS encoding AMP-binding protein, whose product MATLLRTTIGDFFDDVAARFPTREALIDHPRGRRYSYQELLTIVNQLAKGFLKLGIRKGEHLALWTPNLSEAIITEFAAAKIGAVLMTLDTNAQPQQLGYQLRQSDSRTLIMSEGINGAEHIEMIRQLCPEVGSSAPGHLDCQALPELRRLMVISDRTQPGMLTWQGVMEAGRDVPDLPLSERQSSCHADDVATLLYTSGTTGAPKGVMSSHFGIINTTLASAENQKLTERDRLCLSVPLSHMFGCICVVLAAMIKGAAIVIPSQTFAPKQVLEAIAAERCTTIYGSPGAFIAMMEEPDYGKFNLQSLRTGIMGGAQCPLEVMKRVAGEMGAREIVIGYGQTEASSWITMTRPEDPLELRVSTVGRALPNVEVKLIDPQSGREVATGAVGEICARGYNMKGYYKMPAATANAIDSEGWLHTGDLGTMDAEGYVRTTGRMKDVIVRGGDTIYPTEIEEILFCHPHISNVQIFGVPSQSLGEEVAAWIKLEEGATATEEEMLQYCRAKLPASCLPGYIKFVKEFPMTLLGKVQKFRMREMAIKEYGLRQD is encoded by the coding sequence ATGGCAACGTTGCTCAGAACAACCATCGGTGATTTTTTTGATGATGTGGCCGCACGCTTCCCGACCCGGGAGGCGTTGATTGATCATCCCCGAGGGCGTAGATATTCCTATCAGGAATTGTTGACCATCGTGAACCAGTTGGCGAAGGGATTCCTGAAACTCGGTATCCGCAAAGGAGAACACCTGGCCCTCTGGACGCCCAACCTCTCCGAAGCGATCATCACCGAGTTTGCCGCAGCGAAGATCGGCGCGGTCCTGATGACCCTCGATACGAATGCCCAGCCCCAGCAGCTTGGCTATCAGCTCCGGCAGTCCGATTCCCGGACCCTCATCATGTCCGAAGGAATAAACGGTGCGGAACATATTGAGATGATCCGTCAGCTCTGCCCGGAGGTTGGATCTTCGGCGCCGGGGCATCTGGATTGTCAAGCCCTGCCGGAATTGAGACGCCTCATGGTGATTTCGGATCGGACCCAGCCGGGCATGCTGACCTGGCAAGGGGTCATGGAGGCCGGCCGGGACGTACCCGATTTGCCGCTGTCGGAACGACAAAGCTCCTGCCACGCGGATGATGTCGCCACGCTGCTCTACACCTCCGGAACGACCGGGGCGCCCAAAGGGGTGATGTCGTCCCACTTCGGGATCATTAACACCACGCTGGCCAGCGCGGAGAATCAGAAATTGACGGAAAGGGATCGGCTCTGTCTCTCCGTCCCCCTGTCCCACATGTTCGGCTGCATCTGCGTCGTTCTGGCGGCAATGATCAAAGGGGCCGCCATAGTCATCCCGTCGCAGACCTTTGCTCCGAAGCAGGTCCTGGAGGCGATCGCCGCGGAACGCTGCACCACGATTTATGGATCGCCCGGCGCCTTCATCGCTATGATGGAGGAGCCGGATTACGGGAAGTTCAATCTCCAATCGCTGAGAACCGGCATCATGGGGGGCGCCCAATGTCCGCTCGAAGTGATGAAGCGGGTCGCCGGGGAGATGGGGGCAAGGGAGATCGTCATCGGTTACGGCCAGACGGAGGCCTCTTCCTGGATCACGATGACCAGACCGGAAGATCCGTTGGAATTGCGCGTCTCCACGGTCGGAAGAGCCCTTCCTAACGTGGAGGTGAAACTGATAGATCCGCAGAGCGGCCGGGAAGTTGCCACCGGCGCCGTCGGCGAGATTTGCGCCCGGGGATACAATATGAAGGGCTACTACAAGATGCCCGCCGCCACCGCCAATGCCATTGATTCCGAAGGGTGGCTTCACACGGGAGACTTGGGAACCATGGACGCGGAGGGCTACGTGCGAACAACCGGCCGGATGAAGGATGTGATCGTTCGCGGCGGCGATACAATCTATCCCACCGAGATTGAAGAGATCCTCTTTTGCCACCCCCATATCTCGAACGTTCAGATATTTGGAGTTCCCAGTCAGTCCCTGGGTGAGGAGGTGGCGGCATGGATCAAACTCGAAGAGGGAGCCACAGCCACGGAGGAAGAAATGCTTCAATACTGCCGTGCGAAACTGCCCGCTTCCTGCCTGCCGGGCTACATCAAATTTGTTAAAGAATTCCCCATGACCCTGCTGGGCAAGGTCCAGAAGTTCCGCATGAGGGAGATGGCGATCAAGGAATACGGGCTGAGACAGGACTGA
- a CDS encoding 4-vinyl reductase, producing MFKEERDTSLFDWSMIGNIAQGRPNLGNTMDVAVYRLMQFTLRDVIIQEFDTATAERIYYKAGELAGREVFNNLITQKTDFGLFVKELQDLLAALKIGILRVEKSDMAKMEFTLTVAEDLDCSGLPISDETICTYDEGFISGLLFGFSGKIFVVKEVDCWCSGDRVCRFEVKPGA from the coding sequence ATGTTCAAAGAGGAAAGAGACACATCGTTGTTCGATTGGAGCATGATCGGAAATATTGCGCAGGGCCGTCCCAATCTTGGCAATACCATGGATGTGGCGGTCTATCGCCTCATGCAGTTTACGCTGCGGGACGTCATTATTCAGGAGTTCGATACGGCAACGGCGGAGCGGATTTATTACAAGGCCGGCGAGCTTGCGGGCCGGGAAGTCTTCAATAATCTGATCACCCAAAAAACCGATTTCGGCCTCTTTGTGAAGGAATTGCAGGATCTTCTGGCTGCTTTGAAGATCGGCATCCTGAGAGTGGAAAAATCGGATATGGCGAAAATGGAATTCACGCTCACCGTCGCGGAAGATCTGGATTGTTCGGGACTGCCAATCTCCGACGAGACCATCTGTACCTACGACGAGGGATTTATCAGCGGCCTTTTGTTTGGTTTTTCCGGGAAAATATTCGTCGTAAAAGAGGTCGATTGCTGGTGCTCGGGTGACCGGGTATGCCGCTTTGAAGTCAAGCCAGGCGCTTAG